A section of the Candidatus Methylomirabilota bacterium genome encodes:
- a CDS encoding glycosyltransferase, with product MSPRVALLTPFAHPSVRGNAVTVARIARGLRERSVELAVWDLSVEPEARVEGEVEAYAPSLVHAFHAYRTGPLALRLARRAELPLVVTLTGTDANHDLFDVERAAVVRHVLEGASRVTVFHASIADRVAGALPDLRGRLVVVPQGARFEPGGAFDLDARVALPPDAALFLFPAGIRPVKRPLLPLGPLGRLAARRPEVRLLYAGPVLDRDEGDALLRALAERPWARHLGAVPHAQMASLLARADVVLNCSISEGGMANSVLEALALGRAALAADIEGNRSLIEDGVTGLLFRDEAELERQAERLIADPALRARLGAAGRLRVERSYPPAREVDGYLDVYRRLVRVSA from the coding sequence ATGTCGCCGCGGGTCGCGCTCCTGACGCCCTTCGCGCACCCCTCCGTCCGCGGGAACGCCGTCACGGTGGCGCGCATCGCGCGGGGCCTCCGCGAGCGCTCGGTCGAGCTCGCCGTCTGGGACCTCTCCGTGGAGCCGGAGGCGCGCGTCGAGGGGGAGGTGGAGGCGTACGCGCCGAGCCTGGTGCACGCCTTCCACGCCTACCGCACGGGGCCGCTCGCGCTCAGGCTCGCGCGCCGGGCCGAGCTGCCGCTCGTCGTCACGCTCACGGGGACCGACGCGAACCACGACCTCTTCGACGTCGAGCGCGCCGCGGTCGTCCGGCACGTCCTCGAGGGCGCGTCGCGCGTGACCGTCTTCCACGCTTCGATCGCGGACCGCGTCGCCGGCGCCCTGCCCGACCTGCGCGGGCGCCTCGTCGTCGTTCCCCAGGGTGCGCGCTTCGAGCCCGGCGGCGCGTTCGACCTCGACGCGCGCGTCGCGCTCCCGCCGGACGCGGCGCTGTTCCTCTTCCCGGCGGGGATCCGCCCCGTGAAGCGGCCGCTCCTGCCGCTGGGCCCGCTCGGGCGCCTCGCCGCGCGCCGCCCCGAGGTGCGGCTGCTCTACGCGGGCCCCGTCCTCGACCGGGACGAGGGCGACGCGCTCCTCCGCGCGCTGGCGGAGCGGCCGTGGGCGCGCCACCTCGGCGCGGTGCCGCACGCGCAGATGGCGTCGCTCCTCGCCCGCGCCGACGTCGTGCTGAACTGCTCGATCTCGGAGGGCGGCATGGCCAACTCGGTGCTCGAGGCGCTGGCGCTCGGCCGGGCGGCGCTCGCGGCCGACATCGAGGGCAACCGCTCGCTGATCGAGGACGGCGTCACCGGCCTTCTCTTCCGCGACGAGGCCGAGCTCGAGCGCCAGGCGGAGCGCCTCATCGCGGATCCCGCCCTCCGCGCGCGGCTCGGCGCCGCCGGGCGCCTGCGGGTCGAGCGGAGCTACCCGCCCGCGCGGGAGGTGGACGGCTACCTCGACGTCTACCGGCGCCTCGTGCGCGTCTCCGCCTGA